The following DNA comes from Melospiza georgiana isolate bMelGeo1 chromosome 10, bMelGeo1.pri, whole genome shotgun sequence.
TACCCAGGAAGGTGGAAATGGGGTAGGGGTAGCACCCAGGAGGGTGGGGATGGGTAGGGAGGGCACCAaaccaggcagggatggagcagtggTGGTACCCAGAGAGGTGGTGAAGGTACCCAAAGGCCAATGAGGAGCCAGTGATGATACCCAGAAGGGTGGGGATGgcaccaaggcaggcagggatgggtaACAGCggtgcccaggagggcagggatggtcCCCAGGCACCAGCTGGACAACCAGGGGCTGCTTAGAacccaggagggcagggatgggacagtgGTGAcacccaggagggcagggatggggcagtggTGAcacccaggagggcagggatggggcagtggTGACACCAAACCTGGAAATGCTGGAGCAGTTTTGGTCCCCATGTCAGCAGAGATGGtcccaggagggcagggatgtccccaaggtaTCAGTGATGGTCCCCAGGATGTCAGGGATGGTCCTCAGGACATCAGGGATGGTCCCCAGGACACAGTGGTGGCCCCAGGATGTCAGAGATGGTCCCCAAACCATTTCCTGTATTTCATATTTAACCGCAGTCCCCACCAAGCCTCATTCCTGGGGTTCATCTGAGCACAGATACATGAAATTGTGTCTGTGTATCAAATTGTGTCTGTTTGCAgataaatgtataaaaatacagaaattgcCTCATGAAGCTGCCAAGGATCctttttaattcccttttcaCCCCAGGAATCCAACACCCTGGGGTTTGAATGCACCCTCGAGGAGGTGGATCTGCACGACATCACTGAGAACCAGACCAACACCCTCAGAGCCTGCACAGCTGCGGATCCAGGGgtaaaacacagagaaattacTGATGACATTTAAATTTCACCTCATGGTTTCATGGAATTATCATCCACACTCCCACTAAATCTTAATTCTTGTTCAACTTGCAGCCTGGAAATTGCCCAGTCCTGGAAAAATCAACTTTTGATGAGGTAAATAgaaatttccaaaaaaaaaactccTTCTTTTCCTCATTGTATGTTAAAAGGAGCAGCAGATTCCCACATTTCCAGACAATTCCATTTATTTCCTGACAATTCTGTTTGtctttcccagggaaaatgCCTGCAGGGCATCTCTGAGGACGTGAGAGCCTACAGGGCCCAGCTGAGGAGCCTCCCTGACCcgcagctgctggcagccctcGATGGGATGATGGAGGTGAGGATTCCTGCCCCCCACAGACCCCAAAATTCAGCAATCAGGGAAGGAAAACCTCCATTGCTCCTCCAAATATTGGAGTCCAACAGACCTGGGGCACCAAGGTGGATTAAAAGTTGATGAATCCAATTTTAGCCTCAGTCTATTAATGCAATcgtgaaatatttcaaaatttagCCTTATTAATGATCAATTCAATATTTCCAATTTGACCCTCACTCTATTCAgggtaaaataaatatttcaaaatataccCTATTAAtgacaaattaaatatttccattttttccctcacTTTATTGATGATAAATTAAATATCCCAAATTTTCCCTCAGTCTAATCACGTTCAGTTAAAtatctcaatttttttctctcactctATTAATGACAAATTAAATATTCCAAATTCTTCCCTCACTCTATTAAAGATAATTTAAACATCTCAATTTTTTCCTCACTCTATTTATGACAAACTAAATATCccaaatttttcccttttgataaTTTAAACATCCCAAATTTTTCTCTCAGTCTACTTATGACAAATTAAATATCCCAAATTCTTCCCTCACTCTATTCACCATAAATTTAATATCCCAATTTTTCcctattaataataattttaacatcccaaatttttcccttttaatgaTAATTTAAACATCCGAAATTTTTCTCTCACTCTATTTACAACAAATCGAATATCCCAAATTTTTCCCTCACTCTATTCACCATAAATTAAATATCCCAAAGTTTTCCCTTTAAATGATAATTTAAACATCCCAAATTTTTCTCTCACTCTACTTATGACAAAATAAACATCccaaatttttcccttttaatgaTAATTTAAACATCCCAAATTCTTCCCTCACTTTATTCACGATTAATTAAATATCCcaaatttttcccatttaatgATAATTTAAACGTCCCAAATTTTTCTCTCAGTCTACTTATGACAAATTAAATATCCGAAATTCTTCCTTCACTCTTACTCACGATAAATTAAATATCCCAAATTTTTCTCTTAGTCTATTTATGAGAAATTAAATATCCCAAATTATTCCCTCACTTTATTCACGATAAATTAAATGTCCCAAATTTTCCCTATTAATGATAAATAAACCATCCTAAATTTTCCCTCACTCTATTTATGACCAATATCCCAAATTTTTCCCTCACTCTATTCACCGTAAATTAAATATCCCAAATTTTTCCAATTTAATGATAATTTAAACGTCCCAAATATTTCCCCTTGGCCCATCCTTACGTCCCACTCTTGCCGCTCATCCCTGAGGGGGTGAAAATCCCGggaatttttgggttttaagGCGTTTTTCCAacccctgcaggccctgggcagcagcaccggGCAGGTTCTGGAGGCACCATTGGCATCGGGACCATCGGGATTGGGATCATCGGGATCATCGGGATCATCGGGAttgggatcaatgggatcatCAGGATCATCGGGATCATGGGGATCAATGGGACCATCAAGACCATCGGGATTGGGATCACTGGGACCATCGGGGCCATCGGGACCATGGGGATCAATGGGATCACTGGGATCACTGGGACCATGGGGATCACTGGGATCGGCGCCGTTCGCGGCGCGGCTGCGGCTCTGCGCGACGCTCCAGGCCCTGCGCATCCGCAGCGTCACCATCTCCAGGGTGCTGAGCTTCCTCAGCTCCCCCTGACCCCGGGGCATCCTGGgggaacacaaacacacacccagCACCCACGGGATTCCCACGGGTTGGGCCTTTTCAAGCTTTGTTAAATTCCCGGGTTTGGGATTTAAGCTACACCTGAGCACCAAAACGTTCCCGACTCTGATTTACCCGTATTTAttctgctgagagctgctcatGATAAATCCTTCTCTTggggatcccttccaactcaggatatccTATGCCATGGTTTATTTGGGGTGACAttccattctgctccctgattTTTATGACAATATTCCTTGATTTGTGATTCCATTCTATTTCATGATTTAGGATGGTATTCCTTCATTTATGATGGTATTCCTTCATTTATGATGATATTCCATTCTATTCCATTTTATGATGACATTCCTTGATTTATTTGAGATCCCAttctatttcattatttatttatggtgATATTCCTTGATTTGAGATTCCactctttttcattatttatttatgatgATATTCCTGGATTTATTTATGATATTCCATTCTATTCCCTGGTTTATTTATGATGATATTCCTTGATTTATTTATGATGATATTCCTTGATTTATTTGTGATTGTAATCCCTGATTTATTTATGATGACATTCCTTCATTTACGATGATATTCCACTCTATTCCTTAATTTATTTATGATGATATTCCCTGATTTATTTATGATTCTACTCTCTGATTTATTTATGATGATATTCCTGGATTTATTTATGATATTCCATTCTATCCCCTGATTTATTTATGATGATATTTCATTCTAtcccattatttatttatgatattctctatttattctatttattgCCTAATAAAATCAAGATTTCCTTCAAAACCAGGGtgatttttctgttccttgGGATCCACCATGAATCCTTTGCAATACTTTGGATATTGCTGCCATGGGAAGGCACCTCCCTGTAATTGGTTTCAAAATCCAAGTTTCCCTCTTGGAAAcacctgggatggggaaggtgtccctgcccctggcaggggttggaatgggatgggagattttgggatttccatccccaaaaaaccccttgGATGCCCTTGGTGGCACCTCCAGCTTTTCCAGAGGCTGAGGAACAActtccatcctcctcctcttcccaggAAATCAACAACTTCCCAACACTTCATCcaactaaaacaaaaatgagAATTCAGATGGAAATAATGGAAATCTTTCCTGTTTAATCCTTATTTTTCAAAAGtatgttttcctttcccaaacATACACAGAGGAAGATGATCCCAAGTCTCCCACAGCCTTAAAAACAAGACAGTCCTCGATCTGGTCACTCCTCTCTTCTGCAAATTccatttttcccaattttcttcctatcctgcagcacagggatttCAGCTCCTCACATTTTTAAGAACCTAAATTCTATCCAAGTTCAAATaaatcaagtaaaaaaaaattaaaaagaattatAAAAAGTTTCTCATACAAAAAAGGAATTACAAAACGTAAAAAACGGTGACAAGCTATACAGAAAAGAGGGGAGAAGAAATTCCACGGGGAAATTCCGAGCTGCCTGGAGTTCACAGTGGTGTTCCCATCTTTGGGAATCTCAGGAAGCAGAACCACAGCTTGACAAGGACTGGATGCACAGGATCTGTACAGTAATTCCACATATACAGTGATTACGCCAAGGAATTTGGTACAAGTTCCGGATTATTCTTCCCTGATCCATGAGAAATCCAACACACCTCACGATTCTGGCAGGTCAGTGGCTTTGGAAGGGGGTGAGAGGTTCCAGGGGAATTcttctccctgtttttccctgaaggaaataaaaatcttttccagGTGATGAAAAAGATCAAGTGGCTTCTCCCAGTGTTTGTGTCCTCCTGGAGCGGCTTTGCCCGGGGGGAAGCCCAGAATTCTGGGATCCAGCTCTCCTGAAAGCCTTGGAAGTGGCTCCTGCCCACGCCAAACTCCATTCACGTTTCTCTGGAGGATCCTGCCTGGATTTCCCACCAGGAACATTCCTGAGGATCCCAGGGGAGCAGAATGGTTGGATTGGGAAgctcccacctcctcctcctcctcctcttcctcctcctgctccttccagctgGCTCAGCTCTGAGCCAGGAAAcctgagggaaaggaaaaacacaccTGGATTGTGGGATCTCTGAAAGCTCCTCTCAAATTGGAGttaaaaatctttcatttaaaaaataaatgtataaaaaaCTCCCTGCCCTGAGGCAGCACAAGGCTGTGGCACAGAGTCGGAGAGGGAGAGCTCTCCATCTTTTCCAGCCAGGTTCTTTCCAGGGAGATTTAATCATGGAATCAGCAAGTTCTCCATCAGGGAAGATGTTAATTAACCATTAATTAACCATTCCTGAAGTAAAGACCCAAACAGCTCCTCTTAGGACCTCCAGGAAATCCCAAGAACGGCTCTGGACACCCAGGTCATGCTGGGAGTGCTCTCCACACTCGGGgcaaaaatattcattttgtaCCCATCCCTGAGGGACAAAAACACCACAAGAAATAAAGTCACTGCTGGGAGTGGAAGGGAGACAATTCTGACCTCCAGAACAAACGGTGCAGTGGTGATTTGGCAAATTCCCTGATGGAATTCCCTGATGGAATTCCCAACGCCAGCTGAGTCAGGATGGGTTCATTCCCTGGGAGCCGATACCTTGCAGTGCCTGCAGGATCTCGTAGGTGGTAAATTCTCTCAGGTAAATTCCCTGATGGAATTCCCAACCCAGCTGAGTCAGGATGGGTTCAGGCTGATACCTTGCAATGCCTGCAGGATCTCGTAGGTTTTTCCCCCAGGTAAATTCCCCCAGGTAAATTCCCTGATGGAATTCCCAACCCCAGCTGGGTCAGGATGGGTTCAGGCTGATACCTCGCAGTGCCTGCAGGATCTCGTAGGTGGCTTTTTCCCCCAggctcctctgcagagcctctgcagtgccctggccctgctccctgtctctccacttcctcagcagcagcagcttctgcatgGTCACGTCGTCCTCCGAGGCGCGGATGTCGTCGATGTCCTTCATCTCCATCTGCAGGCACTCGATGGCCATCTCCCTCCAGTGCCGGTCCAGCAGCTTGGCAATCACCAGCAGCTGCTTGTCTGTCAAGCTTTTTGCTCCCATTTCATCTGAAAAACATTGGATTTACCCCAGAATCCACCCTcagctcccctggcccagcctgaggccgttccctctgctcctgtccctgttccctgggagcagatcccaaatccccctggctgtcccctcctgtcaggagctgtgcagagccacagggcccccctgatcccccttttctccaggctgagccccttcccagctccctcaggattctccagccccttcccagctccctcaggattctccagcccctttcccagccccgttccctgccctggacacgctccagcccctccaggtccTTGTGAGGAACCCAAaagtgccccagggctgggggagccccagcacaggggacaatCACTGACCCAGGACCTCTTTGGCCACccctggctcatgtccagccacTGCCACCATCACCCCCAGACacctttccagctgctcttccccagccctgggccatCCCACAGGGAACAACCTCTGAAAACCGAGCTCAGCTCCAACCCCAGGACACCAAATCCCAGCCAGGCcctttcccagcctttcccacctgcagtgctgccagttttctgctttttgctgtGGAGCCCCTCTTCCTCCAGGATGCTGAGGGCTGGCTTCCTCCTCTTCACAcctggggagggagcagaggggctgtcactgctgtccctgctgtccctgctgtccctgagcccagggctcccaccctgcagggTCATCACTCACTGCCTGTGCTCCTCTTCTGCTCGTTCTTGTTCTGGTCATAGTGGATCCAAtcccctggggagggcagagcagcaaaTGTCACTGAGCaattcccagggctgggccccaGCACCAAGAATTCCCAGGGATGAAGTTGGAACCCACAAAAGGTAAATTCCAACCCCTCAGGCTTGACAGAAGgagatttttccccttttattccACGTGCTGCAGCAGGCCCAAACAGGCAAGAGAGATTGCAAGTTATAATGCAATAATATGCAATTTTTTACTATATTATGCAATCCTATGGATGATTTATGGAATTATATGCAGGAGGGATGGAACTGAATGGTCTTTAAGTTCCTAATGAAACCATTCcatgagcagagggatggagcatctctgctggcagagctgggattgttggacaggagaagctttggggtgaccttGTTAGTCACATACACATAATCACATAAGGGATTATATGCAGTGCTTTTActaagagctctgggaatcggggtgtcacaacccaaatctgactccgaccatacatccgaGACAATCACGTTTTTATATTCTATCATTATATACCTTTCATGTTAGTTATTAAACTTACATTGTTCTATTACATACAAAACCTAGCCCCCTTAAATTTCCAATatagtttctcatgattcttcttatggttatataacaattatatttaattactaaacaatcatcacataTAACAAT
Coding sequences within:
- the IL12A gene encoding interleukin-12 subunit alpha, with translation MERAGNGTGNGTGNGTGNGTGNDPGNGSGSGRAAPPGGRGRALLCLALLLLLPPARALPSAERAPTDPDRALPSTERALTHPERCLNRSRQLLEAANAAPQRLKESNTLGFECTLEEVDLHDITENQTNTLRACTAADPGPGNCPVLEKSTFDEGKCLQGISEDVRAYRAQLRSLPDPQLLAALDGMMEALGSSTGQVLEALGSLGPWGSLGSAPFAARLRLCATLQALRIRSVTISRVLSFLSSP